The Toxorhynchites rutilus septentrionalis strain SRP chromosome 3, ASM2978413v1, whole genome shotgun sequence genome includes a region encoding these proteins:
- the LOC129779319 gene encoding histidine-rich glycoprotein, with protein sequence MFRAIIFVSLFAACFAGLIHHRQENEEVAETEHHHNIDHKHATSHQSFKFHHFHPVPVYVKKEDQQFLKHPVEISGIKHNLKIVHPETEHNHGHGLTLENHSEFDSKLHGGHGYDLGHAGSEHVAQDFGHDYEHHYGQVEEQEDS encoded by the exons ATGTTCCGTGCAATT ATCTTTGTGTCACTGTTCGCTGCCTGCTTCGCCGGTCTCATCCACCACCGACAGGAAAATGAAGAGGTGGCGGAAACAGAACATCACCACAATATCGATCACAAGCATGCGACCTCACATCAGAGCTTCAAGTTCCACCACTTCCACCCGGTGCCGGTGTACGTCAAGAAGGAAGACCAGCAGTTCCTGAAGCACCCAGTTGAGATCTCTGGAATTAAGCATAATCTGAAG ATTGTCCACCCAGAGACTGAGCACAACCACGGTCATGGATTGACCCTGGAAAACCACAGCGAGTTTGACTCCAAGCTCCACGGCGGCCATGGATACGACCTTGGCCATGCAGGATCGGAGCACGTTGCTCAGGACTTTGGTCACGACTACGAACACCATTACGGCCAGGTTGAGGAACAGGAGGATAGCTAA
- the LOC129778117 gene encoding uncharacterized protein LOC129778117 isoform X1, translated as MMESLDVIAKRIDQLSQCLGPAPAIESQGENLTDSVLSAASFLPSASTGHLEDGSDRSNILDVFERKEELESYLDPSYLEEKQDIRAKEIYINTIANDLAGTFETLQKIKTLEPTLGAEYFRNLPDVSEQLKTMTATTVEQRNANELLEESLVIAMQRYSEIQAGIKGSLKAMTDRLDKLEERLHERKMEDKDV; from the exons ATG atggaaTCTCTGGACGTAATTGCAAAGCGCATCGATCAATTGAGTCAGTGCCTGGGCCCAGCGCCAGCTATTGAAAGTCAAGGAGAAAATCTAACCGATTCAGTACTATCTGCGGCATCGTTCTTGCCCTCCGCCAGCACGGGTCATCTGGAGGATGGGAGTGACCGGAGCAACATTCTGGATGTCTTCGAAAGGAAGGAAGAACTTGAGTCTTATCTTGATCCGTCGTACTTGGAAGAAAAGCAGGACATCAGGGCCAAGGAGATATATATCAATACAATTGCGAATGACTTAGCCGGCACGTTCGAGACATTGCAGAAAATAAAGACACTGGAACCAACCTTGGGAGCGGAGTACTTCCGGAATTTGCCCGACGTTAGTGAACAGTTGAAAACGATGACAGCTACGACGGTCGAACAAAGAAACGCAAATGAGCTACTTGAAGAAAGTTTGGTAATTGCGATGCAGCGCTATAGTGAAATTCAGGCTGGTATTAAAGGTTCGCTGAAGGCAATGACTGACCGCTTGGACAAACTGGAAGAAAGGCTGCACGAGCGCAAAATGGAGGATAAGGATGTCTGA
- the LOC129778117 gene encoding uncharacterized protein LOC129778117 isoform X2, whose product MESLDVIAKRIDQLSQCLGPAPAIESQGENLTDSVLSAASFLPSASTGHLEDGSDRSNILDVFERKEELESYLDPSYLEEKQDIRAKEIYINTIANDLAGTFETLQKIKTLEPTLGAEYFRNLPDVSEQLKTMTATTVEQRNANELLEESLVIAMQRYSEIQAGIKGSLKAMTDRLDKLEERLHERKMEDKDV is encoded by the coding sequence atggaaTCTCTGGACGTAATTGCAAAGCGCATCGATCAATTGAGTCAGTGCCTGGGCCCAGCGCCAGCTATTGAAAGTCAAGGAGAAAATCTAACCGATTCAGTACTATCTGCGGCATCGTTCTTGCCCTCCGCCAGCACGGGTCATCTGGAGGATGGGAGTGACCGGAGCAACATTCTGGATGTCTTCGAAAGGAAGGAAGAACTTGAGTCTTATCTTGATCCGTCGTACTTGGAAGAAAAGCAGGACATCAGGGCCAAGGAGATATATATCAATACAATTGCGAATGACTTAGCCGGCACGTTCGAGACATTGCAGAAAATAAAGACACTGGAACCAACCTTGGGAGCGGAGTACTTCCGGAATTTGCCCGACGTTAGTGAACAGTTGAAAACGATGACAGCTACGACGGTCGAACAAAGAAACGCAAATGAGCTACTTGAAGAAAGTTTGGTAATTGCGATGCAGCGCTATAGTGAAATTCAGGCTGGTATTAAAGGTTCGCTGAAGGCAATGACTGACCGCTTGGACAAACTGGAAGAAAGGCTGCACGAGCGCAAAATGGAGGATAAGGATGTCTGA